A window of Cryptomeria japonica chromosome 3, Sugi_1.0, whole genome shotgun sequence contains these coding sequences:
- the LOC131034207 gene encoding ethylene-responsive transcription factor ERF008 — protein MKINKDVAANVSHTKRGGQVLPLICKLASTVRRKLRRTVTRIDDMSTSGEGGEKVMKYRGVRKRKWGKYVAEIRSGKRSRISLGSYFTPEAAARAYDAALLCLRGPTASSFNFPDSQFNSTALDVTKVESNPSPQAIRTAAVAVGSACDIVPARYFRNDNNEICEEGAPNAEKELSAQGGESISDQGNAVVEEKIAEEEQVICESSDAKSLVQSPQHISLLAPV, from the exons ATGAAAATAAACAAGGATGTAGCCGCGAATGTATCGCATACTAAACGCGGTGGACAAGTGCTTCCACTCATCTGCAAACTGGCATCTACAGTTCGCCGTAAACTACGGAGGACGGTGACGCGTATAGACGA TATGTCCACTAGTGGAGAAGGTGGAGAGAAAGTAATGAAATACAGAGGCGTAAGAAAGAGGAAATGGGGAAAATATGTAGCCGAAATTCGATCAGGAAAGAGATCACGCATATCATTGGGCTCCTACTTTACTCCTGAAGCTGCAGCTCGAGCTTATGACGCTGCGCTTTTGTGCCTTCGAGGGCCCACTGCTTCGTCTTTCAATTTCCCAGACTCGCAGTTCAACTCAACTGCATTGGACGTGACAAAAGTAGAGAGCAATCCATCACCGCAGGCTATTCGAACCGCTGCCGTTGCAGTTGGGTCTGCCTGCGACATCGTTCCTGCAAGATACTTTCGTAATGATAACAATGAAATCTGTGAGGAGGGCGCACCCAACGCTGAGAAAGAGCTATCAGCCCAAGGTGGAGAAAGCATTAGTGATCAAGGGAATGCAGTGGTTGAGGAGAaaattgcagaagaagaacaggTGATATGTGAATCGAGTGATGCAAAGTCTCTCGTACAATCGCCACAGCATATATCATTGCTTGCCCCTGTATGA